The Buttiauxella selenatireducens genome has a window encoding:
- the rsd gene encoding sigma D regulator: MLNQLENLTERVGGSNELIDQWLHARKHLLVAYYNMVGIKPNKDSHTALNEKALDNFCHNLVDYLSAGHFNIYERIISEMEGNSPLFAATHLYPQLEANTQQIMDFYDTHLESAIDDDNYIEFQKALSGIGEALESRFSLEDKLILLAYDHDLDDSANDTRGLARPA; encoded by the coding sequence ATGCTTAACCAGTTAGAGAATCTGACTGAGCGCGTTGGTGGTAGTAATGAGTTAATCGACCAATGGCTTCATGCCCGCAAACATTTATTGGTGGCTTATTACAATATGGTTGGGATCAAGCCTAACAAGGATTCCCATACCGCGCTCAATGAAAAGGCTCTGGATAATTTTTGCCACAACCTGGTGGATTATCTGTCTGCCGGCCATTTTAATATTTATGAACGTATTATCAGCGAAATGGAAGGCAACAGCCCACTTTTTGCTGCCACCCATCTTTACCCGCAGCTTGAAGCCAATACCCAGCAAATCATGGATTTCTACGATACGCATCTTGAAAGCGCTATCGATGACGATAACTACATTGAATTCCAGAAAGCCTTGTCCGGAATCGGCGAAGCGCTGGAATCACGTTTTTCGCTGGAAGATAAACTCATTCTGTTGGCGTACGACCACGATTTAGATGACAGTGCTAACGATACCCGCGGTCTTGCACGCCCGGCTTGA
- the thiC gene encoding phosphomethylpyrimidine synthase ThiC — protein MSTTEKKLNRREQRAAAQHFINTLEGTAFPNSQRIYLTGSRDDIRVPMREIQLSPTATGGSKENPQFTPNDAIPVYDTSGAYGDPAIIIDVLRGLDPLRANWIAERDDCEILTDRSSAYTKERLADDGLDELRFETQLTPKRAKTGKTVTQLHYARKGIVTPEMEFIAIRENMGRERIRDQVLRHQHPGQGFGARLPENITPEFVRDEVAAGRAIIPANINHPESEPMIIGRNFLVKVNANIGNSAVTSSIEEEVEKLVWSTRWGADTVMDLSTGRYIHETREWILRNSPVPIGTVPIYQALEKVSGIAENLTWEMFRDTLLEQAEQGVDYFTIHAGVLLRYVPMTAKRLTGIVSRGGSIMAKWCLSHHEENFLYEHFREICEICAAYDVSLSLGDGLRPGSIQDANDEAQFSELHTLGELTKIAWEYDVQVMIEGPGHVPMQMIRRNMTEELEHCHEAPFYTLGPLTTDIAPGYDHFTSGIGAAMIGWFGCAMLCYVTPKEHLGLPNKEDVKQGLITYKIAAHAADLAKGHPGAQIRDNAMSKARFEFRWEDQFNLALDPFTARAYHDETLPQESGKVAHFCSMCGPKFCSMKISQEVRDFAAKQAIEVGLEDMSQTFRAKGGEIYLRQEEV, from the coding sequence ATGTCTACCACTGAAAAAAAACTAAACCGCCGCGAGCAGCGCGCCGCAGCCCAGCATTTTATCAATACCCTGGAAGGCACGGCTTTCCCCAACTCTCAGCGTATTTATCTCACTGGCTCCCGCGATGATATCCGCGTGCCCATGCGCGAAATTCAATTAAGCCCAACCGCAACCGGCGGCAGCAAAGAAAACCCACAATTTACGCCTAACGACGCCATCCCCGTTTATGACACATCTGGCGCATATGGCGATCCGGCTATCATCATTGACGTATTGCGCGGGCTTGACCCTCTTCGAGCCAACTGGATTGCTGAGCGTGATGATTGCGAAATCCTGACTGACCGCAGTTCTGCCTATACCAAAGAGCGGCTGGCCGATGACGGTCTGGACGAATTGCGCTTTGAAACGCAACTCACGCCTAAGCGCGCAAAAACCGGGAAAACCGTCACGCAACTGCACTATGCACGCAAGGGGATTGTGACGCCTGAAATGGAGTTCATCGCGATTCGCGAAAATATGGGCCGTGAGCGAATCCGCGACCAGGTTTTACGCCACCAGCATCCGGGCCAGGGGTTTGGCGCTCGTCTTCCTGAAAACATCACACCAGAATTTGTGCGCGACGAAGTGGCGGCGGGACGCGCAATTATCCCCGCCAACATTAATCACCCGGAATCCGAACCTATGATTATCGGGCGTAATTTCCTGGTCAAAGTCAACGCTAATATCGGCAACTCGGCGGTCACCTCTTCTATCGAAGAAGAAGTAGAAAAACTGGTGTGGTCCACGCGCTGGGGGGCAGATACCGTAATGGACTTGTCCACCGGGCGCTATATCCACGAAACCCGCGAATGGATTCTGCGTAACAGCCCGGTACCGATTGGCACAGTACCGATTTACCAGGCGCTGGAAAAAGTCAGCGGTATTGCCGAAAACCTCACCTGGGAAATGTTCCGCGACACCTTGCTGGAACAAGCCGAGCAAGGTGTGGATTACTTCACTATTCACGCTGGCGTGCTGCTGCGCTATGTGCCGATGACCGCCAAACGCCTCACCGGGATTGTCTCGCGCGGTGGCTCGATTATGGCGAAATGGTGTCTGTCCCATCATGAGGAAAACTTCCTGTATGAACACTTCCGTGAGATCTGCGAAATCTGCGCCGCTTATGACGTTTCGCTCTCTTTAGGCGATGGCCTGCGCCCGGGTTCCATTCAGGATGCCAACGATGAAGCCCAATTCTCGGAACTGCACACTCTCGGCGAGCTGACCAAAATTGCCTGGGAATATGACGTACAGGTGATGATTGAAGGTCCCGGGCATGTGCCGATGCAGATGATTCGCCGCAACATGACCGAAGAACTGGAACATTGTCACGAAGCGCCGTTCTATACGCTCGGCCCGCTGACGACCGATATCGCACCGGGTTACGACCATTTCACTTCCGGTATTGGTGCGGCAATGATTGGTTGGTTTGGCTGCGCGATGCTGTGTTATGTCACACCCAAAGAGCATCTCGGTCTGCCAAACAAAGAAGATGTTAAACAAGGGCTGATTACTTACAAAATTGCCGCTCACGCAGCAGATCTGGCAAAAGGTCATCCTGGCGCGCAAATTCGCGATAACGCCATGTCAAAAGCACGGTTTGAATTCCGTTGGGAAGACCAGTTTAATCTGGCGCTCGACCCGTTTACCGCGCGTGCCTATCACGATGAAACGCTGCCGCAGGAATCCGGGAAAGTCGCGCATTTCTGCTCAATGTGTGGCCCCAAATTCTGCTCAATGAAAATCTCCCAGGAAGTCCGCGATTTCGCAGCCAAACAAGCCATTGAAGTCGGACTGGAGGATATGTCGCAAACTTTCCGGGCAAAAGGTGGCGAAATTTATCTGCGCCAGGAGGAAGTGTGA
- the thiE gene encoding thiamine phosphate synthase, translating to MKHSAFPPVPRRLGLYPVVDSVEWIARLLGAGVRTIQLRIKDKHDEDVEADIVAAIKLGQQYEARLFINDYWKLAVKHRAYGVHLGQEDMDVANLDAIRDAGLRLGLSTHDNMEMDRALEARPSYIALGHVFPTNTKQMPSSPQGITQLAKHIKTLGDYPTVAIGGISIERVPSVLATGVGSVAVVSAITQAPDWQAAAAQLLSLVGAGDE from the coding sequence ATGAAACACTCTGCATTTCCTCCCGTTCCGCGGCGCCTGGGCTTGTATCCGGTGGTGGATAGCGTGGAATGGATTGCCCGTTTACTGGGAGCTGGCGTGCGTACTATTCAACTGCGCATCAAAGATAAGCATGACGAAGACGTTGAGGCCGATATTGTTGCGGCCATCAAGCTTGGTCAGCAATACGAAGCACGTCTGTTTATCAATGACTACTGGAAGCTGGCAGTAAAGCACCGCGCTTACGGCGTGCATTTGGGCCAGGAAGATATGGATGTCGCAAATCTTGATGCTATTCGCGATGCGGGTTTGCGCCTCGGGCTCTCCACCCATGACAACATGGAAATGGACCGCGCCCTCGAGGCGCGCCCTTCTTACATCGCACTGGGCCATGTTTTCCCCACCAATACCAAGCAAATGCCTTCATCTCCGCAAGGGATTACGCAACTTGCGAAACACATCAAAACGCTGGGTGATTACCCTACCGTAGCCATTGGTGGGATTAGCATTGAACGCGTTCCTTCAGTGCTCGCAACGGGCGTAGGAAGTGTTGCCGTGGTTAGCGCGATTACTCAGGCTCCAGACTGGCAAGCCGCCGCCGCGCAATTACTGTCACTGGTGGGGGCTGGCGATGAATGA
- a CDS encoding HesA/MoeB/ThiF family protein, with product MNDSDFMRYSRQLLLEDIALEGQQKLLASKVLIVGLGGLGSPAALYLAAAGVGTLILADDDCVHISNLQRQILFTSKDLDQPKSRVAQRHLQQLNPDIDLHIISERLEGNLLIQAVRGVDLVLDCSDNMATRHAVNAACVAHSKPLISASAVGFGGQLMVLTPPWENGCYRCVWPDEHEPERNCRTAGIIGPVVGVMGTLQALEAIKLLSGMAPAAGSLRLFDARQHSWRSLTMQKAKECPVCGGHNAHSF from the coding sequence ATGAATGATAGCGATTTCATGCGTTACAGCCGCCAGTTACTGCTCGAAGACATCGCACTTGAAGGACAGCAAAAGCTACTCGCCAGCAAAGTGTTAATTGTCGGGCTCGGCGGGTTAGGTTCACCAGCGGCGCTGTATCTTGCTGCGGCAGGTGTCGGCACACTGATTCTTGCAGACGATGACTGTGTGCATATCAGTAACTTACAACGCCAGATTTTGTTTACTTCAAAGGATCTCGATCAGCCTAAATCTCGGGTCGCCCAGCGCCATCTTCAGCAACTCAATCCTGATATCGATCTGCACATTATCAGTGAACGCCTTGAAGGAAATTTGCTGATTCAGGCAGTACGCGGCGTCGATTTGGTTCTCGATTGTAGCGACAATATGGCGACGCGCCACGCAGTAAACGCCGCCTGCGTCGCACACAGCAAACCGCTGATTTCCGCCAGCGCGGTTGGATTTGGCGGGCAACTCATGGTTCTCACTCCCCCATGGGAAAATGGGTGTTATCGCTGTGTCTGGCCGGATGAACATGAACCAGAACGCAACTGCCGCACCGCAGGAATTATCGGCCCGGTAGTGGGTGTGATGGGAACCTTACAGGCGCTTGAAGCGATAAAACTACTCAGCGGTATGGCTCCGGCGGCGGGTTCTTTACGCCTGTTTGACGCCCGCCAACATAGCTGGCGCTCCCTCACCATGCAAAAGGCCAAAGAGTGTCCGGTATGCGGAGGGCACAATGCACATTCATTTTAA
- the thiS gene encoding sulfur carrier protein ThiS: MHIHFNDEPMECPDNLTLATLLKQQHLMKPGMALAINHTIVPRDQWEAHLLNDGDQILLFQAIAGG, encoded by the coding sequence ATGCACATTCATTTTAATGATGAACCGATGGAGTGCCCTGACAACCTGACGCTGGCAACACTGCTCAAGCAACAGCACCTGATGAAGCCCGGAATGGCGCTCGCCATTAACCACACCATCGTTCCTCGCGACCAATGGGAAGCGCATTTACTGAATGATGGTGACCAGATCTTACTGTTTCAGGCTATTGCTGGGGGTTAA
- the thiG gene encoding thiazole synthase, translated as MLKIADKTFSSRLFTGTGKFASPQVMIEAIRASGSQLVTMAMKRVDLRNHNDAILAPLIEAGVQLLPNTSGAKTAEEAIFAAQLAREALGTHWIKLEIHPDARYLLPDPIETLKAADKLVKLGFVVLPYCGADPVLCKRLEEAGCAAVMPLGAPIGSNQGLQTRAFLEIIIDQARVPVIVDAGIGAPSHAAEALEMGASAVLVNTAIAVAHDPVQMAHAFRLAVEAGTIAFQSGLGVRHQRAQASSPLTQFLQFSQEGE; from the coding sequence ATGCTCAAGATTGCAGATAAAACTTTCTCTTCGCGCCTGTTCACTGGCACGGGAAAATTCGCCTCACCACAAGTTATGATCGAAGCGATTCGCGCCTCGGGTTCGCAATTAGTGACCATGGCGATGAAACGCGTCGATTTGCGTAATCATAACGATGCGATTCTCGCGCCGTTGATTGAAGCAGGCGTGCAATTGTTACCCAATACCTCCGGGGCGAAAACGGCGGAAGAAGCGATATTTGCTGCACAACTGGCGCGTGAAGCACTCGGCACGCACTGGATAAAACTGGAAATTCACCCTGATGCTCGCTATTTGTTGCCGGACCCCATTGAAACGTTAAAGGCTGCGGATAAGCTCGTAAAACTTGGGTTTGTGGTTCTGCCTTATTGCGGCGCGGATCCGGTTTTATGCAAGCGGCTTGAAGAAGCGGGATGTGCCGCAGTCATGCCACTCGGCGCACCTATTGGTTCTAATCAGGGCTTACAAACCCGTGCGTTTCTGGAAATTATTATCGACCAGGCGCGGGTTCCCGTCATTGTTGATGCGGGAATCGGCGCACCGAGCCATGCCGCCGAAGCACTGGAAATGGGGGCTTCGGCAGTACTGGTGAATACCGCGATTGCCGTGGCGCACGATCCCGTGCAGATGGCACACGCTTTCCGGCTCGCCGTTGAAGCAGGAACAATCGCGTTTCAGTCTGGTTTGGGAGTTCGCCACCAGCGGGCGCAAGCCTCCAGCCCGTTGACGCAATTTCTGCAATTCAGCCAGGAGGGCGAGTGA
- the thiH gene encoding 2-iminoacetate synthase ThiH gives MAHTFTDRWRELDWDDITLRINSKTAADVEHALNARKITREHLMALLSPAASQYLESLAQQAQQLTRQRFGNTVSFYVPLYLSNLCANDCTYCGFSMSNKLKRKTLDEQEIERECEAIRKLGFEHLLLVTGEHQTKVGMDYFRQHLPAIRRQFSSLQMEVQPLDEEEYAELKTLGLDGVMVYQETYHQAVYAQHHLRGNKQDFFWRLETPDRLGRAGIDKIGLGALIGLSDSWRTDCFMVAEHLLWLQQNYWQSRYSISFPRIRPCTGGVEPASIMTESQLVQVICAFRLLSPDVELSLSTRESPWFRDHMIPLAINNVSAFSKTQPGGYADNHPELEQFAPHDGRTPNEVAAALTRSGLQPVWKDWDSFLGR, from the coding sequence ATGGCGCATACTTTCACTGACCGCTGGCGTGAACTGGACTGGGATGACATCACGCTGCGCATCAACAGCAAAACCGCAGCCGACGTGGAACACGCTTTAAACGCCAGAAAAATCACCCGCGAACATCTTATGGCACTGCTTTCACCCGCAGCCAGTCAGTATCTTGAATCCCTCGCGCAACAAGCCCAGCAATTAACTCGCCAGCGTTTTGGCAACACGGTGAGTTTTTATGTGCCGCTTTACCTTTCAAACCTCTGCGCCAACGATTGTACATACTGTGGTTTTTCGATGAGTAACAAGCTCAAACGTAAAACACTGGATGAACAAGAAATTGAGCGGGAATGCGAGGCAATTCGCAAACTGGGTTTTGAGCATTTGCTGTTGGTGACCGGCGAACACCAGACCAAAGTGGGCATGGATTATTTCCGTCAACACCTCCCCGCCATTCGCCGCCAGTTCAGCTCGCTGCAAATGGAAGTGCAGCCGCTGGATGAAGAGGAATATGCCGAACTCAAAACGCTGGGGCTGGATGGCGTGATGGTTTATCAGGAAACCTATCATCAGGCGGTTTACGCGCAGCATCATTTGCGCGGCAACAAGCAGGATTTCTTCTGGCGTCTGGAAACACCAGACAGACTGGGCCGCGCGGGGATAGACAAAATCGGCCTTGGCGCGTTGATTGGTTTATCGGATAGCTGGCGTACTGACTGTTTTATGGTGGCGGAGCATTTGCTGTGGCTACAACAAAACTACTGGCAAAGCCGTTATTCGATTTCGTTTCCGCGTATACGTCCCTGCACGGGCGGTGTAGAACCGGCATCAATCATGACGGAAAGCCAACTGGTGCAGGTGATATGCGCCTTTCGTCTACTGTCGCCAGACGTAGAACTTTCGCTTTCTACGCGCGAATCCCCCTGGTTCCGGGATCATATGATTCCGCTCGCGATTAATAACGTCAGCGCCTTTTCCAAAACTCAGCCGGGAGGCTATGCCGATAATCATCCAGAGCTTGAACAGTTTGCACCGCATGACGGGCGTACACCGAATGAAGTCGCCGCTGCCCTAACACGTTCGGGCTTGCAACCTGTCTGGAAGGATTGGGACAGTTTTTTGGGGCGGTAA
- a CDS encoding SIS domain-containing protein: protein MLNHNEAYWQQKGARLTVEAIVAQPRLWQEGLEQIKAQQPVIEAFWNKGDSHTRILITGAGSSLLAAQASVNWLRSVVPNHIDVVPATDLVLMPESLQENTVLVSVSSSGNTPETVKVVERALAANPKLRHLAVTNNASSRLAQLAQQHTEGLFIPVPEGTSNGSFAATSEFTVPLWYLMLLVAPAGWAEAEKVLPVLQRGMNHFLTHYAADIEQWAAQSRNNVVAVGSLSLKAIACETSLKLLEMGNGNVMTAWHSMLEFRHGPKLIINRDATIIGYLAARPEIHRYDIDMMTELTRERSAGAQVIAIGHDELPAGSKLGDCYFHFAAPELADYHESWTALIYVVFAQLAGLYSAIKLGVTPDTPSRDGKVAKVAKVTVY from the coding sequence ATGTTAAATCATAATGAAGCGTACTGGCAGCAAAAGGGCGCCCGTTTAACCGTTGAAGCCATCGTGGCTCAGCCGCGTTTATGGCAAGAAGGGCTGGAGCAAATAAAAGCTCAGCAGCCCGTTATTGAAGCGTTCTGGAACAAAGGCGATTCCCACACACGCATTCTCATCACCGGAGCGGGTTCCTCGTTGTTGGCCGCACAAGCGAGCGTGAATTGGTTACGTAGTGTCGTACCCAATCACATCGATGTGGTACCGGCAACGGATCTGGTGCTCATGCCTGAAAGCTTGCAAGAAAATACCGTATTGGTTTCCGTGAGTAGCTCGGGTAACACACCAGAGACAGTTAAGGTTGTGGAGCGTGCACTCGCCGCCAACCCGAAATTGCGCCATCTGGCGGTGACTAACAACGCCAGTAGCCGCCTTGCACAACTCGCACAGCAGCATACCGAAGGGCTGTTTATCCCGGTACCAGAAGGCACTTCAAACGGTAGTTTTGCCGCCACTTCTGAATTCACCGTTCCACTTTGGTACCTGATGTTGCTGGTGGCCCCGGCGGGTTGGGCGGAAGCCGAAAAAGTGCTTCCCGTTTTGCAGCGTGGCATGAACCACTTTTTGACTCACTATGCCGCTGATATCGAACAATGGGCGGCGCAGTCACGTAATAATGTTGTTGCTGTCGGCTCGTTATCTTTAAAAGCCATTGCCTGTGAAACCAGCCTCAAACTGCTGGAAATGGGCAACGGCAATGTGATGACGGCCTGGCATTCGATGCTGGAATTCCGCCATGGTCCGAAACTGATTATTAACCGTGATGCGACGATAATTGGTTATCTTGCCGCGCGTCCGGAAATCCACCGTTATGACATCGACATGATGACTGAGTTGACGCGTGAGCGTAGCGCAGGGGCGCAGGTTATCGCAATCGGCCATGATGAGTTGCCAGCCGGAAGCAAACTGGGAGATTGTTATTTCCATTTTGCCGCTCCGGAACTGGCGGATTACCATGAATCCTGGACTGCGTTAATTTATGTGGTGTTCGCGCAACTCGCCGGGCTTTATAGCGCAATTAAATTAGGCGTAACTCCCGATACGCCTTCTCGTGATGGTAAAGTTGCCAAGGTTGCTAAAGTGACCGTCTATTAG
- a CDS encoding GntR family transcriptional regulator — protein MPTLALLFVNNPIGGTMKPVYILIRDTLKSDIQNQKYPVGSLIPSERELAETYQVTRATVQKAIAQMEQEGLVKKVVGKGTYVNRAFAPPVYLLNPDGESSALGVTKELSGKVTITSRLIYHVQQPAGDYLANQFSVSATEPVHAIRRVRLFDGVPVLVEDSYIPLAIVDVIDDDVLQNHSLYAFIEDKCQQKIGGTDSVVGASLFDDVMAALLEIPVNSPMLHIKESTWLEDGTVFNYSWSYNRGDLFRMRSRKILIP, from the coding sequence ATGCCGACACTCGCACTTTTATTCGTTAACAACCCTATCGGGGGAACCATGAAACCGGTGTACATCCTTATTCGCGATACGCTGAAAAGCGATATTCAGAACCAAAAGTACCCGGTTGGCTCCCTGATCCCTTCTGAGCGCGAACTGGCGGAAACCTACCAGGTCACGCGTGCTACGGTGCAAAAAGCCATTGCTCAAATGGAGCAGGAAGGCCTGGTCAAAAAAGTGGTTGGCAAAGGCACTTATGTAAACCGAGCCTTTGCCCCGCCGGTTTATCTACTCAACCCTGACGGGGAAAGCAGCGCGCTGGGCGTCACAAAAGAATTGAGTGGTAAAGTCACTATCACCAGCCGCCTGATTTACCATGTCCAGCAACCTGCGGGGGACTACCTCGCAAACCAATTTAGTGTTTCGGCTACCGAACCCGTTCACGCCATCCGCCGTGTTCGCCTGTTTGATGGCGTGCCGGTGTTAGTCGAAGACAGCTACATTCCATTAGCGATTGTCGATGTCATTGACGACGACGTGCTGCAAAACCACTCTCTGTATGCGTTTATCGAAGATAAGTGCCAGCAAAAAATCGGCGGCACGGACTCCGTTGTTGGGGCCAGCCTGTTTGATGATGTGATGGCGGCACTGCTCGAAATTCCCGTAAACTCACCCATGCTGCACATTAAAGAAAGCACCTGGCTTGAGGACGGCACGGTTTTTAACTACTCCTGGAGCTACAACCGTGGCGACCTATTCAGAATGCGCAGCCGAAAAATCCTTATTCCTTAA
- a CDS encoding 6-phospho-beta-glucosidase produces the protein MNNKLKIVTIGGGSSYTPEIIEGFIQRYAEMPIKEIWLVDVEAGREKLEIVGNLAKRMVEAAGIDCQVHLTLDRREALKDADFVTTQLRVGQLDARIKDERIPLSHGLIGQETNGAGGLAKALRTIPVILDICRDMEELCPDAWLINFTNPSGIVTEAVIKHSKIKCVGLCNLSQSMQRMVAEILGVDKSRFLLQLVGLNHFLYGTHVYMDGKDVMPEVLKNLKYDSEHKPKNIPDIPWLQEQIQHLGVIPCPYHQYYYATSDVLEKQLQEFEEHGTRGEVVQAVEHELFELYRNPHLHEKPKQLEQRGGAYYSEAACELISAIYNDKNLLMTVNVRNNGAIRSLPDNVAIETTCVIGRYGAIPLNNDPLPATVSGLVSLMKSWEEMAVEAAVTGDYGAALQALTLNPLVPSGKVAKVVLDELLEAHREYLPQFFKE, from the coding sequence ATGAATAATAAATTAAAGATAGTGACTATCGGTGGCGGCAGTTCATATACGCCAGAGATTATCGAAGGTTTTATCCAGCGCTATGCAGAAATGCCAATTAAAGAAATCTGGCTCGTGGACGTAGAGGCGGGGCGTGAAAAACTTGAGATCGTTGGCAATCTGGCCAAACGCATGGTTGAAGCAGCGGGCATTGATTGCCAGGTTCATCTAACGCTCGACAGGCGCGAAGCGCTCAAAGATGCCGACTTTGTCACTACCCAGTTGCGTGTTGGGCAACTCGATGCACGCATTAAAGACGAACGTATCCCTTTGTCACACGGGCTAATCGGCCAGGAAACAAATGGAGCGGGTGGCCTGGCAAAAGCCCTGCGCACCATTCCAGTGATTCTGGATATTTGTCGCGATATGGAGGAGTTATGCCCTGATGCCTGGCTGATTAACTTCACCAATCCAAGCGGCATCGTGACCGAAGCTGTTATCAAGCACAGCAAAATCAAATGCGTTGGTTTATGTAATCTTTCACAATCAATGCAGCGCATGGTGGCCGAAATTCTCGGCGTGGATAAATCTCGCTTCCTCCTGCAACTCGTTGGATTAAATCATTTTCTTTACGGCACCCATGTCTACATGGATGGTAAAGATGTCATGCCTGAGGTGCTGAAAAACCTCAAGTACGACAGCGAACATAAGCCAAAAAACATTCCCGATATTCCCTGGCTCCAGGAACAAATCCAGCATCTTGGCGTAATCCCTTGTCCGTACCATCAGTATTACTACGCCACCAGTGATGTGTTGGAAAAGCAGCTTCAGGAATTCGAAGAACATGGAACGCGCGGGGAAGTGGTGCAGGCGGTAGAGCATGAATTATTCGAACTCTATCGAAATCCACATTTGCATGAAAAACCAAAACAGCTAGAGCAGCGCGGTGGGGCCTATTACTCAGAAGCCGCCTGCGAGCTAATCAGCGCAATCTATAACGACAAAAACCTCCTGATGACGGTCAACGTACGCAACAACGGGGCGATTCGTTCACTCCCGGATAACGTCGCCATTGAAACGACCTGTGTTATTGGGCGATACGGCGCAATTCCGCTGAATAATGACCCGCTGCCTGCCACCGTTTCTGGGCTGGTTTCATTGATGAAATCATGGGAAGAGATGGCCGTGGAAGCCGCAGTGACAGGTGATTACGGTGCAGCTTTGCAGGCATTGACGCTGAACCCACTTGTGCCGTCAGGCAAGGTAGCAAAAGTCGTGCTTGATGAATTGCTTGAAGCGCACCGTGAATATCTACCGCAATTCTTTAAGGAATAA
- a CDS encoding PTS sugar transporter subunit IIC — translation MNNFTAFMERKILPLAMKIEGNDYLSAIKDGFIRIMPFLIIGSFFLLIANLPIPGYSEFIIRIFGEHFIGQLNYILDATYSVMALLVVVSTSISLAKRWQLNEISCVLISLVAFLIVTPFRMPQENGGAITDVIPTFALGAQGLFLSLIVTLVAVRLYRLFNHPRLMISMPDSVPPAVANSFSSLIPSFLIVVIFWLLRLVFEITPFGTAQEMIFKVLQAPMMHLGNTLPSQMVAEFFVSFFWFFGLHGDSIVTAIMGPIWRSLTLENMQAMKQGLPPVNIITQQFRDVFLICGGTGFTLAMLLVMLFRAKSKRMREIAKLASPAAIFNINEPIIFGVPIALNPLLFIPFIIVPVVLCVITYSAMAFGWLPLTSGLEIPWTTPIFISGFLICGWKGMLFQAINLAVAMTIYYPFVMTLDKQYLREENELEESIVNQDEITLEYKEGLRNE, via the coding sequence ATGAATAATTTCACTGCATTTATGGAAAGGAAAATATTGCCTCTGGCAATGAAGATTGAAGGGAATGATTATCTCTCGGCCATTAAAGATGGCTTTATTCGGATCATGCCATTTCTGATTATTGGTTCTTTCTTTTTGCTGATAGCTAATTTGCCTATTCCGGGATATAGCGAATTTATTATTCGAATTTTCGGTGAGCATTTTATTGGGCAATTAAACTATATTCTTGATGCCACTTACTCTGTGATGGCATTGCTGGTGGTGGTCAGTACCAGTATAAGCCTCGCAAAGCGCTGGCAGTTAAATGAAATATCCTGTGTGTTAATTTCACTGGTGGCTTTTTTAATTGTCACGCCGTTCAGAATGCCGCAAGAAAATGGCGGCGCAATTACGGATGTCATTCCGACCTTTGCGCTTGGTGCGCAGGGGCTATTCCTGTCTTTAATTGTCACGCTGGTGGCGGTTCGGCTCTACAGGTTGTTCAACCATCCACGGCTGATGATTTCAATGCCGGATAGCGTCCCGCCAGCGGTAGCCAATAGCTTCAGCTCGCTCATTCCGTCATTTTTGATTGTTGTTATCTTCTGGCTGCTTCGTCTGGTTTTTGAAATCACGCCGTTTGGTACGGCCCAGGAGATGATTTTCAAAGTGCTGCAAGCACCGATGATGCACCTTGGTAACACGCTACCGTCGCAGATGGTGGCGGAGTTTTTTGTCAGCTTCTTCTGGTTTTTCGGCCTGCATGGCGACTCTATCGTGACTGCCATCATGGGGCCAATCTGGCGTTCATTAACACTTGAAAACATGCAGGCAATGAAACAAGGCCTGCCGCCAGTAAACATCATTACCCAGCAGTTCCGCGATGTGTTCTTAATTTGCGGCGGGACGGGTTTTACTCTGGCTATGCTCCTGGTGATGTTGTTCCGCGCGAAGAGCAAACGCATGCGTGAAATCGCCAAACTTGCCTCTCCAGCCGCTATTTTTAATATTAATGAGCCAATTATATTTGGTGTTCCCATTGCACTAAACCCACTGTTGTTTATCCCATTCATCATCGTTCCGGTTGTACTTTGCGTAATAACCTATAGCGCTATGGCATTTGGCTGGCTGCCATTGACATCGGGTCTGGAAATTCCCTGGACCACACCTATTTTTATCAGTGGTTTTTTAATCTGCGGCTGGAAAGGCATGTTGTTCCAGGCCATTAACCTCGCTGTCGCGATGACAATTTATTATCCGTTCGTTATGACGCTGGATAAACAGTATCTGCGAGAAGAAAACGAGCTGGAAGAAAGTATCGTTAATCAGGATGAAATAACCCTGGAATATAAAGAAGGATTACGTAATGAATAA